From the genome of Asterias amurensis chromosome 17, ASM3211899v1, one region includes:
- the LOC139949447 gene encoding uncharacterized protein, which yields MRMGKEQDGRLTYRNCGGWFIVVFRIVMLQVAITPMAHSTTELPPLLEVDSLTPEPTTRSLASTYPPFLDVGEGSLNESVTTTIPGVSEEFNSAPPGTVSTISTSVNAVITSTTECVDNCTKPQLTEGGTTEYVETSEEQSEISTQTKPSTVVFNSTSQPEPTTLLTSQSAFTSTSTPETSTLNSTSTTPRVTDGSTSVVDKSTTTFSTPPSTPATNSPSPTLSITPFPTLSITPYITLPSTLQTTTPVSESTPSSTTQNKASTQYNSSTSTEYIATTMTDVNKSGSVLTTQQWVGIGIAIALALVLLGVAVILLTWLRARHNLSKKPIITVSKMEYAQSTTLEKKTDPQWRKSLTMALQSMNTHIEVPTVTDKEMQAVDNAAFKEDSTDPKTTNHDPLHLTKV from the exons ATGAGGATGGGGAAAGAACAAGATGGACGACTAACTTATAGGAACTGTGGAGGCTGGTTCATTGTAG TTTTTAGAATTGTCATGCTCCAAGTGGCCATCACGCCTATGGCTCATTCAACGACAGAGCTCCCACCCCTGTTAGAGGTTGATTCCCTAACACCAGAACCTACAACCAGATCACTTGCCAGTACATACCCTCCATTCTTAGATGTAGGAGAAGGTTCACTAAATGAAAGCGTCACAACAACAATTCCTGGTGTATCAGAAGAGTTTAACTCGGCACCTCCAGGGACTGTTTCAACTATTTCAACTTCAGTGAACGCTGTCATAACATCAACTACAGAATGTGTTGATAACTGCACAAAACCCCAGCTCACTGAAGGGGGAACTACAGAGTATGTGGAAACGAGCGAGGAACAATCTGAAATATCAACTCAAACAAAACCATCAACAGTAGTATTCAACTCAACCAGTCAGCCAGAACCAACAACTCTACTAACATCACAGTCTGCTTTTACATCCACTTCAACTCCCGAAACCTCAACACTCAACTCAACATCCACAACACCACGAGTTACAGATGGTTCAACGAGTGTAGTTGACAAATCCACGACAACATTCTCGACTCCACCATCAACACCAGCCACCAACAGTCCTTCCCCCACCCTATCTATCACCCCTTTCCCCACCCTATCTATCACCCCTTATATCACACTTCCAAGTACTCTACAAACAACAACGCCTGTCAGCGAATCTACACCGTCATCCACTACTCAAAACAAGGCATCAACTCAGTACAACTCAAGTACATCCACAGAATATATTGCCACAACGATGACTGATGTAAATAAAAGCGGTTCTGTGCTTACAACACAACAGTGGGTTGGAATAGGCATTGCAATTGCACTAGCTCTTGTACTCTTAG GTGTAGCAGTGATTTTGTTGACCTGGTTGAGAGCCAGACACAACCTGAGCAAGAAACCAATTATCACCGTCAGTAAAATGGAATACGCCCAGAGTACCACCCTGGAGAAGAAGACGGACCCACAGTGGCGGAAAAGTCTAACCATGGCATTGCAGTCCATGAACACACACATTGAAGTACCAACA GTAACGGATAAAGAGATGCAAGCAGTGGACAATGCAGCATTCAAGGAAGATTCAACTGACCCCAAGACAACCAATCATGACCCTTTACATCTCACAAAGGTTTGA